The sequence atgaagctaagattgaaggatggagttgctttgtgttcaaagagaaattgaaattggtgaaAAGTGCGTTGAAAGAGTGGAATCTGAGGATTTATGGCAACATTGAACACGGATTGACAGATCTTAAGGATGAACTTCAGGAGCTGGACATTTTTGATGACACCTTTGGTCTTGAGGAGAGAGAGACAATCAGGAGAAATGAATTACGAGCAAAGATTTTccttaaatccaaagaaaaatgtAGTCTTCTCCAACAAAAGGCGAAAGTCAAATGGGTCAAGGAGGGTGATCTgaatactagtttttatcacaaagcaattgttgggagaagaaagaagaatgaaattgcAGGGTTTGATGTTGGGGGCTGCTGGATCGAGGATCCAAAGACCATTAAGGAGAACGTCAAAACGTTCTTCGAGAATCACTTCAAGAAGACGCCGCGCGTCCTACCTATGATACCGGGAGATTTCACTGCTCGGAAAGTTTCTGCAGCGAATAATGCGGAGCTGATCAAAACTTTTTCAGAATCAGAAATTAAAGAGGCCATTTGGAGCTGTGACGGTGACAAGAGCCCGGGACCGGATGGCTTTAACCTCAAGTTCTGGAAAGCGTCATGGGAGATTATCAAAaaagattttttaaaggtgatgactgaatttcactccaatggcaaaatccctcggggatgtaactcttcattcattgttctcattcctaaaaaagaaggagcttgctCACTTGAGGAGTTTAGGCCTATTTCACTTATTTGTAGCCTCTACAAAGTCATTGCGAAGGTTTTGGCGAATAGGATGAAACAGGTCATGGATTCAGTTATTTCGGATAATCAGAGTGCCTTCATTGGCGGCCGTTACATCCTTGATGGGGTCGTGGTTCTAAATGAAGTAATCGCGGAGGCTACTAAGAAGAGAAAAGGGAGGATTATCTTCAAGGTGGATTTCGCGAAAGCATATGACTCCGTCgagtgggatttcttggatttaatgcttgaaagaatggattttgaaccattatggaggaaatggatccgaggttgtatctcctcagcgacgacgaatattttggtgaatggatctccatctggtgaggtgtgtttagaaagaggattacggcagggggatccgctttccccatttctctttcttattGCAGCGGAGGGGCTCCACTCTTTGATCACGAGAGCTGTTGAGAAGGAGCTGATTAAGCCGGTAAAGGTAGGAAATGATTACATTTCAATTCCGCATCTCCAATACGCCGATGACACGGTCTTCTTGATGGAGGAGGATGAAAGAAATGCAGTG comes from Salvia miltiorrhiza cultivar Shanhuang (shh) chromosome 3, IMPLAD_Smil_shh, whole genome shotgun sequence and encodes:
- the LOC131019082 gene encoding uncharacterized protein LOC131019082; the encoded protein is MCDKWWGRSNFDWAVRESEGRSGGILSVWNKDKFVATSKWNVTGAVIVNGIWLQGGLHCCFVNVYAPMGNTEKESLWDTLQLIALQNKDSCLCFLGDFNVVRDPGERVGKGAVFNQADARSFDAFIRQSNLLEIRTQGRKFTWYQPGGGCKSKLDRFFVNEKWMQEWPDTVGRGLQRSVSDHCPIFLTTKTKNWGPKPFSALKEWNLRIYGNIEHGLTDLKDELQELDIFDDTFGLEERETIRRNELRAKIFLKSKEKCSLLQQKAKVKWVKEGFDVGGCWIEDPKTIKENVKTFFENHFKKTPRVLPMIPGDFTARKVSAANNAELIKTFSESEIKEAIWSCDGDKSPGPDGFNLKFWKASWEIIKKDFLKVLANRMKQVMDSVISDNQSAFIGGRYILDGVVVLNEVIAEATKKRKGRIIFKGLP